One genomic region from Oncorhynchus gorbuscha isolate QuinsamMale2020 ecotype Even-year linkage group LG13, OgorEven_v1.0, whole genome shotgun sequence encodes:
- the LOC123994045 gene encoding macrophage migration inhibitory factor-like gives MPMFLVNTNVAKSDIPPALLSEATDELAKAMGKPVQYLAVHIVPDQLMMFGGKGDPCALCSLHSIGKIEGAQKQYSKLLCGLLNKHLGISPDRIYVNFFDMEAANVAWNNSTFG, from the exons ATGCCTATGTTTTTGGTGAATACTAATGTGGCTAAGAGTGACATTCCTCCTGCTCTGTTGTCTGAGGCAACAGATGAACTGGCCAAGGCGATGGGCAAACCTGTGCAG tacctTGCTGTGCACATCGTCCCAGACCAGTTGATGATGTTTGGGGGGAAAGGAGACCCTTGTGCCCTCTGCTCCCTTCACAGCATTGGGAAGATTGAAGGAGCTCAGAAACAGTACTCTAAACTACTGTGTGGACTGCTCAACAAACACCTGGGCATCTCTCCTGACAG GATTTACGTGAACTTCTTTGACATGGAGGCAGCGAACGTGGCCTGGAACAACTCTACTTTTGGTTGA
- the LOC123994046 gene encoding zinc finger protein 629-like — MSEAILTFQYQLSGVMETVLKTAMHEITRLVKEGFLEEVTRSKQEADILRMKLQQWEQKWRDREEERKREDEEREQRKKREAREQMGMCVSCSCTGDTEKGEALSGAEEGCVIKQEEMFQSEGPNTLPEREGPQETDMSSSSCVSERMEEREAHVVHIKQEPNDWGDLVSQMVTSTDTTIMSLSRLQRLSAHAGAWTSEPQPQLPAPWTREPLPPAPWARDPPPLPPEPTPWTREKQHVLPGSGIPTQATECAVGALESSPYGLSNNTTAQLGVKPYSCPHCEKSFPQLRNLKDHQKYHHTGKKAFTCSQCGKGFVYMCHLRVHMQCHTGERPFSCSQCGKSFVYLCNLKSHQQYHTGEKPYSCSQCGKSFSLQSGLKKHRVIHSTERPYHCTNCGNRFYSRADLKRHEQIHAAR; from the exons ATGTCAGAAGCCATCCTCACCTTCCAGTACCAACTCAGTGGCGTTATGGAAACAGTCCTCAAAACCGCCATGCACGAGATCACTCGGCTGGTGAAGGAAGGCTTCCTGGAGGAAGTGACACGGAGCAAGCAGGAAGCGGACATCTTGAGGATGAAGCTGCAGCAGTGGGAGCAgaaatggagggacagagaggaggagaggaagagagaagatgaagagagagagcagagaaagaagagggaagcGAGAGAGCAGATGGGCATGTGTGTGAGTTGCAGTTGTACTGGAGACACTGAGAAAGGAGAGGCTCTGTCAG GAGCAGAGGAAGGTTGTGTTATCAAACAGGAGGAGATGTTCCAGTCAGAGGGACCCAATActctcccagagagagagggtccacaGGAAACGGAcatgtccagctcttcctgtgtctctgaaaggatggaagagagggaagcCCATGTGGTCCACATCAAACAGGAGCCCAATGACTGGGGGGATCTAGTATCCCAGATGGTCACATCCACAGATACTACCATAATGAGCCTGAGTCGTCTGCAGAGATTGAGTGCCCATGCTGGGGCATGGACCAGTGAGCCTCAGCCTCAACTTCCAGCACCATGGACCAGAGAGCCTCTACCTCCAGCACCATGGGCCAGGGATCCACCACCGCTACCTCCAGAACCAACACCATGGACCAGGGAGAAGCAGCACGTACTCCCAGGGTCAGGTATACCCACCCAGGCAACAGAGTGTGCTGTGGGAGCCCTGGAGTCCAGTCCCTATGGTCTCAGCAACAACACAACGGCACAGCTGGGGGTCAAACCCTACAGCTGCCCACACTGTGAAAAGAGCTTCCCTCAGCTACGAAACCTGAAAGACCACCAGAAGTACCACCACACAGGGAAAAAGGCCTTCACCTGCTCCCAGTGTGGTAAGGGCTTTGTGTACATGTGCCACCTCAGGGTACACATGCAGTGCCACACAGGGGAAAGGCCGTTCAGCTGCTCACAGTGCGGTAAGAGCTTTGTCTACCTGTGCAACCTGAAGTCCCACCAGCAgtatcacacaggagagaaaccgtacAGCTGCTCtcaatgtgggaagagcttcagcCTTCAGAGTGGCTTGAAGAAACACAGGGTCATTCACTCAACAGAGAGGCCTTACCATTGCACGAACTGTGGGAATAGATTCTATTCTAGAGCAGACCTGAAAAGACATGAACAGATTCATGCAGCAAGGTAG